The genome window CCTCTCCAAAACAAACTATCAAAGAATAAAGTGATaaattataagaaaggaaaatatgtatcATTTACAACAATCATTCCCTTGCTCCAAACTCAGCAAACATGTATGAAAAATGATATCAAGTGGATACACATTATTTCACAAAGCTAATTTGGAGCAGATGAGGTTAAAATATATAACAGAGTgggcattattattttaatatttctatgtgAAATGAATGTATtagatttttaattaagaaatcaGGAGGACTGCTATGAAATGGGAAACAATGGCATCTATCAACAGAACCCATTCATCCAGTTATCGGCGAATCCAAGAGTTTTAAATCCTTCATTTTCATCCATATAAAAGAGTGGGAGAAATCAAATTAGGCTATACAATCTTTAAGTTAATAATCCTTAAGGACATAATTTTATTTGGTGTTCTTCCCGGGAAAGAACATTAGGGTCAAGGTTGCTTTTAACCATGTTGATGTAGTTTTCAGGTTTGGAGTAAGGCTCCCAGGATCCTTGAAGGAATTGCTCCTCCAGTAAGGAACAAAGGTTAAAGTGCAAATACTTCTAGGAGAAACAACAAAAGGATTTAAATTTACACTACAAACTAAATGACTAATATTAGTTCCTTTTTTGAGGGCTAGATTTTATGATAGGAAATACACTGGGGCCTGAGGCATGGAGGAATGAGGGAATCGTGGATAAGCCGAAGGCATCAACTTGACCGGGTAGAAACTTATTCCTTGGGTGGAACCCCAGTTACTTTCTAGTAAGATTTTGTTTTAAGCTTTATGATTCTGTCATGGGATGCCTTTCAAAATCCTTTACGCAGTCATGTACGAGTATAGGAAGAGAAATTgcatttaaatatagaattaaatCTTAAGTGTTTACGGCTATCGGTGGATTTCCAACTTAAAATTAAACCTATCAATGGATATTTTCAACTtcctaaaggaaaaaagagagagagggaaataaaCGTTTGTGTGTGAAATCGTTTACTCACATAAGTGTCATGTGTACTAAAGTGTGGAGGAATTTATCTCAAATGTGGGTGTTACCGCTATACATTTAGGAGTCGCTTACAATGGAAGAGTGCCTACAATGAATTCTGTCTGCCACCCAGTGGCCGTTTacataaattctatttttcattattgaCTATGGCCCTgtattttgctataataaaatcACACAGAGGTAGATTATACCAGAGGCCATACCAGGAATTTAAACCCATCAAGATGTATGCCtcgatatattttaaaatacaatcattgtagtaaatgttatatattttcctttttgctgacTCAAAGGTTaaccacaaataaatatttgttattccCGCGTCTCCGCATCTACCTGGGTTCAGATACTGACTGGCACGGAGGACACCGAGCTGGCTCGGGATTCCCGGGTCACATTGTTGGGCATAGAAAGGGTACAGCAGGACACGCCCACAGTGGCCTCCGGCAGCTCGTCGTCCTCCGTCCACTCGTTGAGCTCGGGGTTGAAGCACTGGATGCACTTCTTGTACTTCTTCTCGCCCTCGTTCCAGCCACCCACGAGATACACGCGGCCGTGCAGCGCCGAGGCACCGGCCGTGCTCACGCCCACCTGCAGCGGCGCCGCATAGCTCCACTGGCGGGTGGCCGGGCTGTAGCACTCCACGGTCAGCACGTCCACACGCTCCCCGCGCGGCCCCACCTGGCTACCCCCCATCACATACACCCTGTCGCCCAGGGTGACTGCGCAGTGCCAGCCTCTTGGCGTGCTCAGGTCCGGCAGCTCCTGCCACGAGTCGCTGGCCGGGTCGTACGCACACACGGACCGCGAGTACGCGTTGCTGATGTAGCCGCCGGTCACCAGCACTCGGCCGTCGCTGACCGCGCTGGCGTGGCAGCACCGCGCCACCTCCAGGGGCGTCTTCGGCTGCCACTGATTGGTGGAGGGCACGTAGCACTCCAGCGAGGCCAGGCTGCCTTCTGTATTGCGACCGCCCAAGGCGTAAAGGAGCCCGTTGAACACGCTCAGGCTGAAGTGCGTGCGCTTCTGGTTCATGCTGGCCAGGTGTATCCAGGTGTTGAAGCGGGGATCGTATCTGGGAATGGCAGAGGAAGTGTGACAGCCTTGTGGGCGGTAGCCAGGGGACCCATGTTACTCCACAAACCATAACGTGGGAATTTTCACACTTTTTATGCAAGGAGGCTACTGACATAGCGCAACTCCTCACCTGGATGCTcgtgtttttctttcaaaaaagtgtGACACTTCTAAAAAGCAGGCCACTGGTGACTCCCCTCCTCCCGTTTATAAATTCACTTCTTTTATCAGGCCACTTGGAGAAGACCCTACAAAAACCGGTGGTCTTCTAGTCCCCTTTCATCCATATTCGAATATGCATCATCCAGTAggatttgtgagtgtgtgtgtgtgtgtgtgtgtgtggcgaggGATGGAACCTGGGTATTTGTGGCAATCAGAAAAGGGAACACTGCCACATTAAAGTCAACTCCACATATCTTCAAAGACCAACAATCGCTAGCTCGTTCTCACTTAATTAAGGTAGGAATTGACTAATtggatttcttcatttctcacaaACCCCTTCTTACTCATACACCTTTCCTAGCTGGCCATTGCAGCAGCAAAGCTGAGTTACTCAACCAagttttctattgtctgtttagAATGAGATCAATGAAATATGTCCAAAAGCATCAACAAAGCCTTAACTTTTGATACTTCTCTATTTTCTAGCACTTATTAGTAGGTAAGATTATTTCGTTTAgggatatatttttgttttcagtttcaatATTACAGTAATTATACCGTAAGCACTGAAATCAATACTGCAAAAACAGTGACTTGAGTACTAATAGCTGAGTTATCAGAGGAGGAAAATCAGCAGTCATAGTAAACTGATACTTTCCCATTCTTAGTTTTAAAGTATTATAAACACAGAACACACCCTGTCAATTTGATGTTCATCTGTCTCTGTCCTATTTAACCTCCAGATCACAACTTAACTATAGTTATGAATTAAAGGCTAAAGATGGATTCATTTAAATGATACACACATACTGAAAtaacaaagaatatttttcatgATATACTCTTTAAATTCTCAGATCTTGCTCATTAATTATGTTTGACTTTTTTATTACTACCAGGATATAAGCATGACTTTCTGaagatttcatatatatggaagtttaattttttgtcataaatatacaaatatatagcaTTTGAATTCCATTATCTGAAGGGCTTATTATGCTTTTTCTCTTCACGTAtcaaaaatattgacattttctcTGCTATTCAatcttcaaataattatttaaaattaattggcTGCTACATTTTTAATGTTCCCATTCTATTTGTCAATTATAAATCTGACAGTCATCGGTAACAgtcacttaaaataaattctgtattattttgaTCATTCTTAACACTCAGTCTTACAAACTAAATTTGTACCCAGTGTCTTTCAGAAAGGCAGTATATTGTGAAGAGCATCTgactacaaatgagaaaatgtgaatTGCCACTTACTTGTGGTAGTGGTATAACTTCTCTGGGTACCAgatttctcatgtgtaaaatcagaataatcatgtctcccctgctcacTTTACAAGCTTATTCAGAAATCTAGACTACATAATGTACATGGATGTACTTTATATAATATGAAGTGTTGTATATACATGTAatgtggcattattattattattattattattattgatttactGAGCTAATAGGCATGATTCATTTACTTCTATGTCAGGGCAATTTCCTCATACTATTGAACCATTTCAGTTTCTAATAAAGAATCAAGTACCTGCAGAAATTGCTGACTGCATGCTTGGCTTGATTTCTTGCATCATTCTGGTCTTCACCACCAGCCACATAAAGAAATCCATCCATCACAGCCACACACTGATTAAAACTCTTGGCTGGCATTTCTGTAAGCTTGCTCCATCCATTTTCAGGGTCTCTATACAAGATATCTCTACTAAGGGACTTCTCAGTAAGGCCTGGACGTCCTCCAACAGTGACAAGGACTCGGTAGCCCCCACGGATTCTCGTGCGCCGAGACTGCAATGTGTTTTGATGATATGGAAGTAAGTGGTAGTTCATAGCATCCACAAGAAGTTTGTGACAATCAGCATCTTGCATCATTCTTGGTACAGACTGAACATAATTGACCAGGTCTTGTGCGGAGATAGTACCAAAGCGAATATTGCTCAAAAGATCGGCAGCATATTTCACCCTCTTTTGGTCAAATTCTAACCATTTCATAGCAGTCTGGAATGCTACTATTTCAGAAGGTAATTGTAAGTCATCATCTACAAGAAGTTCGTTAATTTGCTCAAATGTAAGTTTCATAAACTGATCTGATTCTGCAAATTCAAGGAAGTTGTCCCGGATAAATTTGTGGGCTGCTGCTTTTGCAGTTTTCAGAGAATATGTTTCAGCAATGTTAGCAACGTACATGCAATTCTCAACATTCATCTCTCGGATCAGAAAATCACTGCACATCTTTACAAGGGTATGGATCTGAAGATAAACAGCAGCAGAAATAATGCTTCCTATTGTATACAAGGAGAGGGTCAGCTTTCCAGTGTAGGCATATGCAATGACGGTGGCCAGGCCCAGTGGTGCGATGTCATTCAGATCCACCCTTTGTGTGGATGGGTCCTTTTTTAGGATGTTGTAAAAGTACTCACTGCATGAAGCCATCACTGACTTGTGAACATCAAAGGATTTGGTTTTGGTGCCAATGACTAAGTCACAAAGGAAACTCTCCTGCCGCATTTTACTTAAACCTTCCAAGAGGTTGGGGCCATAAGAAGCATCTGTTAATTCAGAAGAAAGGCAGCTAAGGCCATTGCCTCCCTCTAGGATTCCATTCAGAGTATTTAGTTTGTTTAGTGGGCTATCTTCTACAATTATGGTCATCTCATTGATatctcctttgttctttctgaCAGTCTTCTTCTTGGGGGCCATGTTGGCAAACACTCACAGGCAAGAGCtggctagaaaataaaaaaggcatggtttcattttaattgtgttttggaCTTTGAATCACTACATTAAGaaactttccttttttataagataaaaagatttttaatggCATAATGTAGATTAACCTCAAAAATAGATTTGAAGACTTACGTTAAACTAGATGCacattttgtcgatggtttacTTCAGCATCAAGGATTGAAGACAATTCAAGAAAGATATTATCAAATGAGACCATACACAGCTGTATTGCGAAGTGATTTTATACAGCAGAAATGACCAAATATTCTCCGATCTAACTGTACAGTAATTATGGAATAGTagttaaatatcatttaaagGGCTTAGTGTACTCTcacataaaagtaaattataactATTCTGAAgttttcctcaataaaatattaaaattcaggaatccatgtaaaatgtaaatgtgtattttgtaatacacacacacacacacgaataaaTCTGGCACTTAAAAATCAATGGGTAAGGACTTGTATAATAGTATTAATTCAGTTAATTTCTACTCTACGAATTTACTAAAATAACTTTCAGATGAATGAAATATCTAAATCACACACACGAACTAGAATAAAGTAgggtgttctttttttaaaaaactcttagaGTAGGAAAGGCCCTTTTAAGCCATAACACAAAATCCAGAAGCCATAAAGGGAAAAGACTGAAATATctgaatatagaaaaatataaaactgctataaaaccACACTAAGAGACAAGCAACAGactgtgaaaaatatttgtaacatttttgaGAGACATAAGGTTAACTGAcacaatatttaaagaactcctacaaatcaataagaaaaaagtaatccATTAAAAAACTTGACAAAAGCTATGACTAGGTAACTAGGTcattcatagaaaataaaatacacatagttaattcattttttaaatgctaaactAATAATTATCAGGAAAGCGTCAATGGAAATCCAGagatcctttttattttctttgtagtcaAATTCTGTTTATCCGATGGTTAAAAGAGTCTTAAATGTTCATAATATCAGCTACTGATGTGGTACTCTCCATACATTATTGATGGGAGTATAATTGATACAGTCTTTTGGATGATATTTTGGCAATCTATCAGAACTATTTTTATGCTCTGACACTAAAATTCTTAATCCAGTAATGAGCCTCATAGATATATATTCACATAGAGATCTATTTATATGGATGCTCACATATTAAGAATACTGACCATTTTTCCATTATCAGTGTAATAAGTATTTGAACCAATTTTTAAACCTGTAAAAAGTATGGGTTTATCTCTATAACAGCTCTAGTATTTAAAtatagaactgaaatatattaaGTATACTAAATAT of Rhinolophus sinicus isolate RSC01 linkage group LG05, ASM3656204v1, whole genome shotgun sequence contains these proteins:
- the KLHL31 gene encoding kelch-like protein 31, which produces MAPKKKTVRKNKGDINEMTIIVEDSPLNKLNTLNGILEGGNGLSCLSSELTDASYGPNLLEGLSKMRQESFLCDLVIGTKTKSFDVHKSVMASCSEYFYNILKKDPSTQRVDLNDIAPLGLATVIAYAYTGKLTLSLYTIGSIISAAVYLQIHTLVKMCSDFLIREMNVENCMYVANIAETYSLKTAKAAAHKFIRDNFLEFAESDQFMKLTFEQINELLVDDDLQLPSEIVAFQTAMKWLEFDQKRVKYAADLLSNIRFGTISAQDLVNYVQSVPRMMQDADCHKLLVDAMNYHLLPYHQNTLQSRRTRIRGGYRVLVTVGGRPGLTEKSLSRDILYRDPENGWSKLTEMPAKSFNQCVAVMDGFLYVAGGEDQNDARNQAKHAVSNFCRYDPRFNTWIHLASMNQKRTHFSLSVFNGLLYALGGRNTEGSLASLECYVPSTNQWQPKTPLEVARCCHASAVSDGRVLVTGGYISNAYSRSVCAYDPASDSWQELPDLSTPRGWHCAVTLGDRVYVMGGSQVGPRGERVDVLTVECYSPATRQWSYAAPLQVGVSTAGASALHGRVYLVGGWNEGEKKYKKCIQCFNPELNEWTEDDELPEATVGVSCCTLSMPNNVTRESRASSVSSVPVSI